From Candidatus Pedobacter colombiensis, one genomic window encodes:
- a CDS encoding sigma-54 dependent transcriptional regulator: protein MRKILIVDDEINIGILLSKFLTRNSFSVSTATSGVSAMEYLSKEYYDLVLCDYRLEDTDGKEMLIKIKEKYPRTGVIIITGYSDIKLAVELIKLGAYDYITKPLYPDEILNTINKSIETQIALNADPLPEVSETPKQRFQKQVYSQTDNFVAGQSNASKHLLKQIQLVAPTSYSVILTGESGTGKESVAKAIHLNSPRRDNPFVAMDCGSLTKELAGSEFFGHEKGSFTGALYTKIGHFEMANGGTLFLDEVGNLSYEIQAALLRTVQERKIKRIGSTKEIDLDVRIIVATNENLGNAIQKGKFREDLYHRFNEFSIDLPPLSQRGRDILIFANTFLEVANQELGRTVLGFSQEVEECFLTYNWPGNVRELKNVIRRATLLTESQEIQLKALPLEISTYAKANAIETTMSRTERPRDLKNAALEAEYEAILKVLREVNFNKTKAAKILNIDRKTLYNKMRAINLEK from the coding sequence ATGAGAAAAATATTAATTGTTGACGATGAAATAAATATTGGGATACTATTATCTAAATTTTTAACACGCAATTCATTCAGTGTATCAACAGCGACAAGCGGTGTTTCAGCGATGGAATATCTGTCGAAAGAGTATTATGATTTAGTTTTATGCGATTACCGCCTGGAAGATACTGACGGCAAGGAAATGCTGATTAAAATCAAAGAAAAGTATCCCAGAACGGGGGTGATCATTATAACGGGTTATTCTGATATCAAGTTAGCCGTAGAGTTGATTAAGCTTGGTGCTTATGATTACATCACGAAGCCATTGTACCCTGATGAGATCCTGAATACGATTAATAAATCAATAGAGACGCAGATTGCACTTAACGCAGATCCTTTACCCGAAGTTTCTGAAACACCAAAACAAAGGTTTCAAAAGCAGGTTTACAGCCAGACTGATAATTTTGTAGCGGGACAAAGTAATGCTTCAAAGCATTTATTAAAACAAATCCAACTGGTTGCTCCAACCTCCTATAGTGTTATTTTGACAGGGGAGAGTGGTACCGGAAAGGAATCTGTTGCTAAAGCCATTCACTTAAATAGTCCAAGACGTGACAATCCATTTGTGGCGATGGACTGCGGTTCTTTAACCAAAGAGTTGGCAGGGAGTGAGTTTTTTGGACATGAAAAGGGATCATTTACAGGTGCTTTATATACTAAAATTGGTCATTTTGAAATGGCCAATGGCGGCACGCTCTTTTTGGATGAGGTGGGAAACCTTTCTTATGAAATTCAGGCTGCCTTGTTAAGGACTGTTCAGGAACGTAAGATCAAACGGATTGGTAGTACAAAAGAAATTGATCTCGATGTCCGGATTATTGTGGCGACGAATGAAAATCTTGGGAATGCGATTCAAAAAGGTAAGTTTAGAGAGGATCTATACCATCGTTTTAACGAATTCTCTATTGATCTCCCGCCGTTAAGTCAGCGTGGAAGAGATATTCTGATCTTTGCAAATACATTTCTGGAAGTTGCTAACCAGGAGCTTGGCAGAACTGTTCTAGGTTTTTCTCAAGAGGTAGAAGAATGCTTTTTAACCTATAACTGGCCGGGTAACGTAAGGGAATTGAAAAATGTAATCAGAAGGGCTACCTTGTTAACAGAGTCTCAGGAGATTCAACTGAAAGCACTTCCATTAGAAATTTCTACTTATGCAAAGGCTAATGCCATAGAAACAACCATGTCGCGCACGGAACGACCAAGGGATTTGAAAAATGCTGCATTAGAGGCCGAATATGAGGCTATTTTAAAAGTATTGAGAGAAGTTAATTTTAATAAAACCAAAGCGGCTAAAATTCTGAATATAGACAGGAAAACACTTTACAATAAAATGAGGGCCATTAACCTGGAGAAATAA
- a CDS encoding enoyl-CoA hydratase-related protein, which translates to MTYQNILTELKEQILYVTINREHKLNALNKETLAELADVISSATQQDEVRGVLLTGAGEKAFVAGADISEFSDYNGQQGEDLARNGQKVVFDAIEKCPKPVIAAINGFALGGGLELAMACHIRVGADHAKLGLPETSLGLIPGYGGTQRLTQIVGKGKAIEMIATAEMISAADAEKIGLLNYVVPQSELIAKAEAILNKVKLRAPLAIAAAIKSVNSALDFEVNGFETEIKEFGKCFNTEDFKEGTRAFLEKRKPTFQGK; encoded by the coding sequence ATGACTTACCAAAATATTCTAACCGAATTAAAAGAGCAGATTTTATATGTAACCATTAACCGGGAACATAAATTGAATGCCTTAAATAAAGAAACACTAGCAGAATTGGCTGATGTGATCTCTTCTGCTACACAGCAGGACGAAGTGAGGGGTGTTCTTTTAACCGGAGCTGGAGAAAAAGCTTTTGTAGCAGGGGCCGATATTTCGGAGTTTTCAGATTATAACGGACAACAAGGCGAGGATTTAGCTAGAAATGGACAAAAAGTCGTTTTTGATGCAATAGAAAAATGCCCTAAACCTGTTATTGCTGCCATTAATGGTTTTGCGCTTGGCGGAGGATTAGAGCTGGCTATGGCTTGCCATATTCGCGTAGGTGCAGATCATGCAAAATTAGGTCTCCCGGAGACTTCTCTTGGTTTGATTCCCGGATACGGTGGTACGCAAAGGTTAACGCAAATTGTAGGCAAAGGAAAGGCTATTGAAATGATTGCAACGGCAGAGATGATTTCTGCTGCTGATGCAGAGAAAATCGGATTGCTGAATTATGTAGTGCCTCAATCAGAATTGATAGCGAAGGCAGAAGCTATCTTAAATAAGGTCAAATTACGAGCCCCTTTAGCAATTGCAGCTGCAATAAAATCTGTCAACTCTGCATTAGATTTTGAGGTAAATGGGTTTGAAACTGAAATAAAAGAATTTGGAAAGTGCTTCAATACCGAAGATTTTAAAGAAGGTACTCGTGCATTTTTAGAAAAAAGAAAACCAACTTTTCAGGGTAAATAG
- a CDS encoding cobalamin B12-binding domain-containing protein — MSNALKRPIRVLVAKVGLDGHDRGAKVIATSLRDAGMEVIYTGLRQTPEMVVNTALQEDVDAIGISILSGAHMTVFPKIVEIMKQKNVTDVLLTGGGIIPEADMDKLKQIGVGELFAPGTTMETIVNYIKNWVAENRNF; from the coding sequence ATGAGCAATGCATTAAAAAGGCCTATCCGGGTTTTAGTGGCCAAGGTTGGACTAGATGGCCATGATAGAGGTGCAAAAGTAATCGCGACTTCTTTAAGGGATGCTGGTATGGAGGTGATTTATACTGGATTGCGCCAAACTCCAGAAATGGTGGTGAATACAGCTTTACAGGAGGATGTTGATGCCATAGGCATTTCCATTTTGTCGGGAGCCCATATGACGGTGTTTCCAAAAATCGTGGAGATTATGAAACAGAAAAATGTGACTGATGTTTTGCTTACCGGGGGAGGGATTATTCCTGAGGCGGATATGGATAAGCTTAAACAAATTGGAGTTGGAGAGTTATTCGCTCCAGGAACAACAATGGAGACGATTGTTAATTATATTAAAAACTGGGTTGCTGAAAACAGAAATTTTTAG
- a CDS encoding glutamine--tRNA ligase/YqeY domain fusion protein, which produces MSEERSLNFIEEIIENDLNNGKYKTLITRFPPEPNGYLHIGHAKAICLNFGLTKKYGGYTNLRFDDTNPITEKTEYVDSQQADIKWLGFEWKNELYTSDYFDTLYEYAVKLIEKGLAYVDHSTAEEIAELKGTPTEPGKDSPYRNRSIEENLDLFTRMKSGEFEDGACTLRAKIDMASPNMIMRDPVIYRIKHAEHHRTGNKWCIYPMYDFAHGQSDSIETITHSICTLEYVSHRELYDWCIEKLEIYPSKQYEFARLNLSYTVMSKRKLLQLVNEGVVSGWDDPRMPTISGLRRRGYTPESIREFCERIGVAKRENLIELSLLEFCVREHLNKTANRVMAVLDPIKLVITNYPEGKEEILIGENNPEAEDKGGNREIPFSNELWIEREDFMEEPAKKWFRLAPGAMVRLKHAYIVKCENFVKDAEGKVTEIQCTYIPESKSGEDTSGINVKGTIHWVSIKHAKNAEIRMYDRLFTIESPDGEEGDFKDYLNPNSIEVIKQAYIEPYLTTADKDARYQFIRKGYYCLDKDSTPEHLVFNRTVSLKDAWAKGNK; this is translated from the coding sequence ATGAGTGAGGAAAGATCATTGAACTTTATTGAGGAGATCATTGAGAACGATTTAAATAACGGAAAATACAAGACGTTAATCACCCGTTTTCCACCTGAACCTAATGGATATTTACACATTGGCCATGCTAAAGCCATTTGTTTAAACTTTGGTTTAACTAAAAAATATGGTGGCTACACAAACCTTAGGTTTGATGACACCAACCCAATAACCGAAAAAACAGAATATGTTGACAGCCAGCAGGCTGACATTAAATGGCTTGGCTTTGAGTGGAAAAACGAACTATATACCTCGGATTATTTTGATACACTATATGAATACGCTGTCAAGCTGATTGAAAAAGGTTTGGCTTATGTAGACCACAGTACAGCTGAAGAAATTGCAGAACTAAAGGGTACACCAACCGAACCTGGCAAAGATAGCCCATACAGAAACCGCAGCATTGAGGAAAACCTGGATCTGTTTACCCGTATGAAGAGTGGTGAATTTGAAGATGGAGCATGTACTTTAAGGGCCAAAATAGACATGGCAAGCCCGAACATGATCATGCGTGACCCAGTAATTTATCGTATTAAACATGCAGAACATCACCGTACCGGGAATAAATGGTGCATTTACCCAATGTATGATTTTGCGCATGGACAAAGTGATAGCATCGAAACCATTACCCACTCCATCTGTACACTGGAGTATGTTTCTCATAGAGAATTGTATGACTGGTGTATAGAAAAACTGGAAATTTATCCTTCTAAACAATATGAGTTTGCTCGTTTAAACCTTTCTTATACTGTGATGAGCAAACGTAAATTGCTTCAACTGGTTAATGAGGGCGTGGTAAGTGGCTGGGATGATCCCCGGATGCCAACGATCAGCGGGTTAAGAAGACGTGGTTATACGCCCGAAAGTATCCGTGAGTTTTGTGAAAGAATTGGAGTTGCCAAAAGAGAGAACCTGATAGAACTTAGTCTTTTAGAATTCTGTGTACGCGAACACCTGAATAAGACTGCTAATCGGGTAATGGCCGTTTTAGATCCGATAAAGCTGGTGATTACTAATTATCCCGAAGGAAAAGAAGAAATATTAATCGGCGAAAACAACCCTGAAGCTGAAGATAAAGGAGGAAACAGGGAAATTCCGTTTAGCAATGAACTTTGGATTGAGCGCGAGGATTTCATGGAAGAACCTGCAAAAAAATGGTTCAGACTTGCTCCCGGCGCAATGGTACGCCTTAAACATGCCTATATTGTTAAGTGTGAGAATTTCGTAAAAGACGCTGAGGGAAAAGTAACAGAGATACAGTGCACTTATATTCCTGAATCGAAGAGCGGTGAAGACACCAGTGGTATCAACGTAAAAGGAACAATCCATTGGGTAAGCATCAAACATGCTAAAAATGCTGAGATAAGAATGTATGACCGTCTGTTCACCATAGAATCTCCTGATGGGGAAGAAGGTGATTTTAAGGACTATCTAAACCCGAATAGTATCGAGGTAATTAAACAGGCATATATAGAGCCTTATTTGACTACAGCAGATAAAGATGCACGCTATCAATTCATCAGAAAAGGTTATTACTGCCTTGACAAAGATTCAACACCAGAACATCTGGTATTTAATCGCACAGTATCTTTAAAAGATGCCTGGGCAAAAGGAAATAAATAA
- a CDS encoding N-acetylmuramoyl-L-alanine amidase: MAQYYKITKIGLVIGSLFLFVACSTNKYAATEKIYKNKAKAFSEIIKTVPPPGQKVDGLDPALQSWVGSINFGIRKPNFVIIHHTAQNSLQQTINTFIVKGKSEVSSHYVVGKDGAVVQMVNDYLRANHAGIGRWGNTNDLNSSSIGIELDNNGIDQPFSDAQIKSLIALLDALKKRYNIPTANFIGHADIAPGRKNDPKNFPWKVLAKQGFGLWYDDVLNLPPADFNAELALRIIGYDTRNLPAAIEAFKIHFVQTDITQVLTPADKLILFNLYKKYM; encoded by the coding sequence ATGGCTCAGTACTATAAAATTACAAAAATTGGACTCGTAATCGGTTCTTTATTTTTATTTGTTGCTTGTTCTACGAATAAATATGCAGCAACGGAAAAAATCTACAAGAATAAGGCCAAAGCTTTTTCTGAAATCATTAAGACTGTGCCCCCTCCGGGACAGAAAGTTGACGGCCTTGATCCTGCGCTGCAATCTTGGGTAGGATCGATCAATTTCGGTATCCGTAAGCCTAATTTTGTCATCATACATCATACAGCGCAAAACTCTCTCCAACAAACAATTAATACATTTATTGTAAAAGGTAAGAGTGAGGTCAGCTCGCATTATGTTGTAGGGAAGGATGGTGCTGTTGTGCAAATGGTAAACGATTACCTGCGGGCTAATCATGCCGGTATAGGGAGATGGGGGAATACAAATGATCTGAATTCTTCTTCTATAGGCATAGAGCTTGATAACAATGGAATTGATCAGCCATTTAGCGATGCCCAGATTAAAAGTCTGATTGCCCTTCTTGATGCTTTAAAGAAGCGGTATAATATTCCCACGGCCAATTTTATAGGTCATGCTGATATTGCACCTGGAAGGAAAAATGATCCAAAGAATTTTCCATGGAAGGTTTTGGCAAAGCAGGGCTTTGGGCTTTGGTATGACGATGTTTTAAATCTACCACCAGCGGATTTTAATGCGGAGCTGGCACTGAGGATTATCGGTTATGATACCCGCAATTTGCCTGCAGCGATTGAGGCATTTAAAATACATTTTGTGCAAACTGATATTACCCAGGTGCTCACACCGGCAGATAAGTTGATCTTGTTTAATCTGTATAAAAAGTATATGTAA
- a CDS encoding Zn-dependent hydrolase — MKHISKATVFIAGCSIIMGISSCSGPQGNTNQKAMKHSSAEDSLQKYVNERLAIYEKVKLTTNINELSVNDRKILPLMIQAAQIMDDLFWRQAYPQRDSLLNTIKDEKAKEFVMINYGPWDRLNGDKPFILGIGPKPDAATFYPAGMTKEDLKNSDVKDKYGQYSVIEKDKTGKLISVPYHVLYATELQKAASLLKQAALLADDTGLKKYLNLRADALVTDNFTASDYAWLDMKTNTLDLIIGPIENYEDKLFNARASYEAYVLVKDKVWSKKLAKYVSMLPELQKGLPVDAKYKTEKPGTDSELNAYDVVYYAGDCNAGSKTIAVNLPNDEVIQQKKGTRRSQLKNAMKAKFDKILVPIAKELIDKDQLQYINFDAFFANVMFHEVAHGLGIKNTITGKGFVKEALQEQFSWLEEGKADVLGLYMVTGLLKKGELEGDIKQFYTTYMAGILRSVRFGAASAHGKANMQCFNFFKDNGAFIRNDNGTYKVDFVKFEDAMNKLSRLIITLQGNGDKAAVEKTQREKAVISPELQSDLDRLTKKGIPVDVIFEQGVDVLGVK; from the coding sequence ATGAAACACATTAGCAAAGCAACTGTTTTTATTGCTGGATGCTCAATCATTATGGGAATCTCATCATGTTCTGGCCCTCAGGGAAATACCAACCAAAAAGCAATGAAACATTCTTCAGCAGAAGACAGCTTGCAGAAATATGTAAATGAACGCCTGGCCATTTACGAAAAAGTTAAGCTAACAACCAATATCAATGAGCTCTCTGTTAATGATCGGAAAATATTGCCATTAATGATACAGGCCGCTCAGATTATGGATGACCTGTTTTGGAGACAGGCTTATCCACAGCGCGATAGCCTGTTAAATACCATTAAAGACGAAAAAGCGAAGGAATTCGTTATGATTAATTATGGCCCGTGGGATAGATTAAATGGAGACAAACCATTTATTTTGGGCATTGGCCCAAAACCGGATGCAGCAACCTTTTATCCTGCCGGCATGACGAAAGAAGACCTTAAAAATTCTGATGTAAAAGATAAGTACGGCCAATACTCTGTTATAGAAAAAGACAAAACCGGCAAACTCATATCAGTGCCTTATCATGTTTTATATGCCACAGAATTACAAAAAGCAGCCAGTTTATTGAAACAAGCTGCTTTGCTTGCCGATGATACCGGTTTAAAGAAATACCTCAACTTACGTGCCGATGCCTTGGTTACGGATAACTTTACTGCCAGTGATTATGCATGGCTGGACATGAAGACAAATACCCTCGACCTGATCATTGGCCCAATTGAGAACTACGAAGACAAATTATTCAATGCCCGGGCTTCTTATGAGGCATACGTACTGGTAAAGGATAAAGTATGGAGCAAAAAACTGGCAAAATATGTAAGCATGTTGCCTGAGTTACAAAAAGGACTTCCTGTTGATGCGAAATACAAAACTGAAAAGCCGGGAACAGATTCTGAGCTAAATGCCTATGATGTGGTATATTATGCAGGTGATTGCAATGCCGGCTCTAAGACAATAGCTGTTAACCTTCCAAATGATGAAGTGATCCAACAAAAAAAGGGAACCAGACGCTCCCAGTTAAAAAATGCCATGAAAGCCAAGTTTGATAAAATTCTTGTGCCTATTGCCAAGGAACTGATAGATAAGGATCAGCTTCAATACATAAACTTTGATGCTTTCTTTGCCAATGTGATGTTTCACGAGGTGGCGCACGGACTAGGTATAAAAAATACCATAACCGGCAAAGGATTTGTCAAGGAGGCTCTGCAAGAGCAATTCTCCTGGCTTGAAGAAGGTAAGGCCGATGTTTTAGGCCTTTACATGGTAACTGGGTTGCTTAAAAAGGGTGAGCTTGAAGGAGATATTAAGCAATTTTATACGACCTACATGGCCGGCATTCTACGCTCAGTGAGGTTTGGGGCTGCAAGCGCTCATGGAAAGGCAAATATGCAATGCTTTAATTTCTTTAAAGATAATGGCGCATTTATCAGAAATGATAATGGCACCTACAAGGTGGATTTTGTTAAGTTCGAAGATGCGATGAACAAATTGAGCAGGTTAATTATTACGCTACAGGGCAATGGAGATAAGGCTGCCGTTGAAAAAACACAACGCGAAAAAGCTGTGATCAGTCCGGAGTTACAATCTGACCTTGATAGGCTAACGAAAAAGGGAATTCCTGTCGATGTTATTTTCGAACAGGGAGTAGATGTTTTAGGCGTTAAGTAG
- a CDS encoding response regulator, with amino-acid sequence MNKKVFVFDDNIDILELCTIILEDAGYDIKTSSTSNNIIDQVLAYTPDIIFMDNWLPDVGGIDATRALKAHDILKNIPVIYFSANNDVKSLANQAGADGYLSKPFDIEELEEIINKHLAT; translated from the coding sequence ATGAACAAGAAGGTATTCGTATTTGACGATAATATTGACATTTTAGAGTTATGCACTATTATCCTGGAGGATGCGGGTTATGATATTAAAACATCTTCCACATCCAATAACATTATAGATCAGGTACTGGCTTATACTCCGGATATCATCTTTATGGATAACTGGCTGCCTGATGTAGGGGGTATAGATGCTACAAGAGCATTAAAGGCTCATGACATATTGAAGAATATTCCGGTGATCTATTTTTCCGCCAACAATGATGTAAAATCGCTGGCAAATCAGGCAGGGGCAGATGGGTATTTATCCAAGCCCTTCGATATCGAAGAGCTTGAAGAAATCATTAATAAACATTTGGCTACTTAA
- a CDS encoding chemotaxis protein CheB: MKKCKALIIGGSAGSLEVLLKVLPDVKIDISFPIIIVVHRKHGVDSLLPALLSTRTELIVKEVDEKEEIKAGTVYIAPSDYHLLIEQDETFSLDYSEKINYSRPAIDVTFQTAAEVYKTKLACLLLSGSNSDGVNGLKSVKYWGGKALIQHPDSAQVAYMPAQAQLNVEIDQALMIEDMAEFINLLS; encoded by the coding sequence ATGAAGAAATGTAAAGCATTGATCATTGGGGGCTCGGCCGGTAGCCTCGAGGTATTGCTTAAAGTGCTCCCGGATGTGAAGATTGATATCTCGTTTCCAATTATCATTGTAGTACATAGAAAGCATGGGGTCGATTCTTTATTACCTGCGCTGCTTTCTACGCGCACGGAACTTATCGTTAAGGAAGTAGATGAGAAAGAAGAAATAAAGGCTGGAACGGTTTATATTGCGCCCTCAGACTATCATTTGCTAATTGAACAGGACGAAACCTTTTCTTTGGATTACTCGGAAAAGATAAATTATTCAAGACCAGCAATAGATGTTACATTTCAAACTGCAGCTGAAGTTTATAAAACAAAGCTTGCCTGTCTTTTGCTTTCGGGCTCAAATTCTGATGGGGTAAATGGATTAAAAAGTGTAAAATATTGGGGCGGCAAAGCATTAATTCAACATCCGGATTCTGCTCAGGTAGCATACATGCCTGCTCAGGCGCAACTTAATGTAGAAATTGATCAGGCACTTATGATTGAAGATATGGCAGAATTTATAAATTTGCTATCTTAA
- a CDS encoding protein-glutamate O-methyltransferase CheR, with protein sequence MDLSVITDEHVEILLSDLLEQYGYDFTGYSKASLKRRISRIYALDRNLSFAEFRYRILNDQIYFKRFVEQITVNVTEMFRDPSFFRKLREEVLPKLGTYPFIRVWVAGCSTGEEAYSISIILKELNLLHKSLIYATDLNPSVLERAGQSMFALSQMKQYSENYILSGGIKEFSSYYTASYSLAKFNDELKCKIIFSTHNLVSDHSFNEFQLILCRNVLIYFDRDLQHNVLDLFDSSLDELGYLALGSKETVDFSRISNRYKRLPGEKIWRKVG encoded by the coding sequence TTGGACTTATCTGTAATTACCGATGAACATGTAGAAATATTGCTTTCTGACCTTTTGGAACAGTATGGCTACGATTTTACCGGTTACTCAAAGGCCTCTTTAAAAAGACGTATCTCCAGAATTTATGCATTGGATAGAAATTTAAGTTTCGCAGAGTTTAGGTATAGGATTTTGAATGATCAGATCTATTTTAAAAGGTTTGTTGAGCAGATTACGGTGAATGTAACCGAGATGTTTAGAGATCCATCTTTCTTCAGGAAATTAAGGGAGGAAGTATTGCCAAAGCTTGGCACTTACCCTTTTATCCGGGTGTGGGTTGCCGGCTGCTCCACAGGAGAAGAAGCTTACTCCATTTCTATTATTTTAAAGGAATTGAATTTGTTACATAAGTCACTGATTTATGCGACCGACCTTAATCCTTCTGTATTGGAAAGAGCGGGCCAAAGTATGTTTGCTTTGAGTCAAATGAAGCAATATTCTGAAAACTACATTCTATCTGGGGGTATTAAAGAGTTTTCCAGTTACTATACAGCTAGTTATTCATTGGCAAAGTTTAATGATGAACTGAAGTGTAAGATCATTTTTTCTACCCATAATCTTGTCTCCGATCATTCGTTTAATGAATTTCAGCTGATTCTCTGTAGAAATGTGTTGATTTATTTTGATAGGGATTTGCAACATAATGTGCTCGATTTGTTCGACAGTAGCCTGGATGAGCTGGGGTATCTGGCATTAGGATCAAAAGAAACAGTTGATTTTTCGAGAATTTCCAACAGGTATAAGCGGTTACCAGGAGAAAAAATATGGAGAAAGGTCGGATGA
- a CDS encoding response regulator, producing the protein MADNKVLIIDDDNRNIFALTAVLKAKGYQCLSATGAEEGLEILMNDSDIGVVLMDMMMPGLDGYEAMAMMKKNPELRGVPVIAVTAQAMLGDRERCLSAGAVGYISKPIDVNELIRLLNLYVLIE; encoded by the coding sequence ATGGCAGATAATAAAGTATTAATAATAGATGATGATAACCGGAATATTTTTGCTTTAACAGCGGTGTTAAAAGCAAAAGGTTATCAGTGCTTGTCTGCAACAGGTGCAGAGGAAGGGCTTGAAATTCTTATGAATGATAGCGATATTGGGGTGGTATTAATGGACATGATGATGCCCGGTTTGGACGGATATGAAGCAATGGCGATGATGAAAAAGAATCCCGAACTCAGAGGGGTACCTGTAATTGCAGTCACGGCGCAGGCAATGCTTGGGGATAGGGAGCGTTGTTTAAGTGCAGGTGCTGTTGGCTATATTTCCAAACCAATTGATGTTAATGAATTAATTAGATTGCTGAACCTTTACGTTTTAATAGAATAA